The Maniola jurtina chromosome 3, ilManJurt1.1, whole genome shotgun sequence genome segment AAGACTACAGTCTACACCACTAAAAAATGCTTCTAATGTTCTACACCGCAtggagttaatttttttttactggaaATCTAACTCCTTTTTCTATATAAAGACGTCAGCCCAGACTGGCAACAAACAATAGAAATATTGGTATTGATGCGGCTTAACGATTAGTCTAATATGAGTATACAAAAATATGCAGTACAAAAACTGAAAGGGCTGTTCAGTTTGAGTCTTTTACCGGTGAAATATTGAATTTACGGTGCATAAAAATCGAAATATATATTAACTTTAGGAACTCACCCAAAACTCTTTCTTTTGAGACGATCAAACACTAGAGCGCCAAAAGTTCCTAGTACATCACTAATCAGGACAAATTTGCTGGGATAAAACTGCATTACATTTATGTCAGATAGCAGCTTTGAGCACTGTATTGCAATTTTAAATGCTTTTACTCTTTGTTCTGAATCCCAGGCCTGTATTATagaaaacaagataaagttaaacagcactaaaaccagACTAGGTACTAGATAGATATAGTGAAGTTGTTTTtttgtcgctcggtgtattttaacattgttctatattttatatttatgaacttataattttttcctcttacatttgatatctcactcgatatttgatatctcactcaatacaatatcaaaaaaaatttttggagcaAATagtaaaaacctgaatccatgcggacgaagtcccaggcatcagctagtactaaaataaaaagtaaagtaaaattagACCTACCTTCTTAATTTCATCATCAAGCATATGAATTTTAGTAACGAATTCCTGCTGACTTAAGCCCATTGTCTTTCTTACAGAcgattcatcaaaatcatcaaGCTGCTCCAGCCTATGTTTAACTTTCTCATTTAGATTTGATACCTGTCTTAAAAGAGCTGAAAAGGAACTAACTTAAAAgaaccaataaaaaaaaaagccgtTATTAGTAACATTATTAACATAACATAAAGAATTATTGTCTACTTAAGAACATACTTTTTTCACCACCTGGCAGAAAACTACTGACAATGGTTAATTTCTCTCCTGTGGTATATTTGTTCAAAATTGCTGTTCGTTTTCCATTCCAAACTTTAGGGTAATTGATAGCGTTCTCACACTTTTCATCTGGTCCTGTATCCTGCAATGATGAAAATATAtgcattacataatataattttttttttattaatctttgCATCTGACAACTGCCTAGGGCAGAGACAAATCTAGTGAATTAAGTCAAATTTTAAGATTCGCCCCAGGAGTTTTTTTGTGTAGACCAAAATTCAGTTTCTTGATAGTCACAGATGTTATGGAAAGCGCAGTAATTATCGATTTAAAGATTAGTAACACTATTAATATAAATAGCGAAAAGGAGAGGGGCCAGTACACCGCCCTGCGGCACGCTAGCAATGATTGGGATGTAAAAGAAGAGGTGTATGTCAATTTTGACAAGTTACTGACAAACAAGCAGGTAGCTGACGAAGTATCAGCTTCACaggaaaaatagatttaaatataggtatatgttAAGCAGGTTAAAATCTAGTGTTACAACTGTTGCTAAAATTGAGGATACTTGACTAGTCTGTTGTCCATATTACATCTGATAGATATCCTCACAGACCTTAACCAGGGCCGTCAAGGTGCTGTGGCCAGCCTTAAAACCAGACTGGTTAGGGCTAAGGACTAATCATTGtttttaaacgacttcaaaagaaggaggaggtttttttatttttcatccaAAAAAGTTAAAGTAGATGATGGACTGTGCACTCTAATTTCATGATACTAGGTCCATttcattgacctagaatcatgaaattggagTGTTGGAATGGAATAGATGTAATAACCATATAGGGTTTAAAATACAAAACCCCAAAACCCTATGAATTGACTTAACTTGAATTGACCGCTTAGTATAGTGGTTGTTATGGTAACTTGACCATCAAGACCAAAATGTATGTATTTCTTTACTTACATCATCCACATTCAGTTGTTCAAATCTCAGTAATGGATCCAATTCCTCAAATGGAGAACTCCATTTCTGAAGAGTCtctataaaacttttattagCACTGAGTTTCTGgaatcaaatattataatatttaagttcttagattaataattaattaaaacattcaATATTATTGTTGCAATAGCTTTGGAGAGTCCTCCTCTCCAACAGGTGGTTGGTCAAGTAGGTACCAGCAGCCATCTTTCATACATTACTggtacagtactaccacttttgtGAGTCTCATGAGCAAAATTCGTTGTGTAGAAAAGCGCAATCTAagtgttacaatatttttatgatagtatTCAGTGTAGGTAAATGGTAACTAGGTGTGTACCTAATCTTCTTGGaaattttcatataattttcAGTTACATAAGTCATCAGTAAGTAATCGAAAGACGGTGCAATGAAAACTATCATTCCTCAATGATGTCAGaaatataatacaagaaaaatcTAAACTCCCAACCTGttcgtcataatattatgccttCTAAAAATTCCACTGAAGAGTCCACCTTGGAGGGAATCTCGACAGTAACTCAGTTGGAAAAGAAGTTACACAAATACAAAATCACTCACAATACAAAATTAATGCAAAATGCAAACACATGTTGGATAAATGGACACTTAGGCCTTCAAATCTTCTTCTCTGCCTTCCTATGTTTTGAACTCCTTAACCTATACCTAGAATAAGTCATTCATTTACATACCACATTAAGAACTTCTACTTTCAATGGATGGTTGTTGATCTCCAAACTAGGATAGTCATGCCTATGTTTCTGTTTCATTACAGATgtcctaaaaataatattaagatttttGGTATGTAAGTCATAAAACGTTTTATAGCTCTGAACTTTTTAAATGTATAGTCCAAGAGCCATAGCATACCAGACCTACATCATCATTTTCACACTACAGGAGTCAAGAAGATTTGGCTACTACAAACCGAGATGCAGCAACTTTGATTTGACAGGTAGCAGATAGGCAACAGGTAGGATAggaacatataaaaaaaattgcagagCAATTTTAAGTACCTTTACTACCTGCTATCTGTCATATCCACTGCGAAACAATGCTCTTGCCTCCTGAAGTGTAACTTTGCGAAGAAAAATTTTCagccttttaaatatttactatgaCGTAAGTCTGGAGTTCATGGACTCTTACTCCAGTAGGTTTACCATTTATAATAAACGGGCATTATAATTAGCCCCGAATTAGGCTCAAAACACAgctcaaaattaaaaagtaggtacagctCCTGCAACTTATCTCATGTCTCCTAGTAACTTTAATCTATGATCTGTTGCTCTAATTCAGTAACAAGTAGGCAGGCCTTACAAATATTCTAGACCTGGCTTACTATCACGGGCCtatgaataattataaaaaatttattaaataatgcagcaaaagcaattttaatttttaattgaatgaattgaattgaatttgaaatttttgaCATCGAAGATTGACAAGTTGACATTCCCTGCATTGTTGCCAACTGCTtgccaaaaatttttttttttctctctcgtctggctttacaaagattaaccaatgtcaagttcgtagttatttgtaacaagttagttaaactatacaagtatggaccccgtctgtgccggcgctcgccgacacacgcatggcacccccttagagcgctttccagtcagttttaataaaaaaaaacactctcaaaaaggcagagcacgcccgccagctaacaccaacacagacgaagtcttgcCAAAAATTGTATCATATTAAtgtcaaaaatctttttttttttcttctcctctggctttacatagattagccaatgtcaggtttgtagttataattacaagttagggaaactatatattatgtataaaataatgaaaaatcgggATTTGGAATTGGAATGTCAAAAATCATAAATGCTCTCAAATGCAAAATCAAAGACTAATGTCCGTGTACCCTTCGATCATAGATTTATAGTACAATACGTCCATGCGTGTACCCATGTATATTTGTACCCGTATATTCAAATGTATTTATTCTATGTACTCTGTGGCTTTTACGATTTGACAAAAATGACAAAACCATTAAAAAATTCGTTTGTGATTCGATttcggattcgtggtctgtgattCGATTGTAGAAATTAGAATGTACTATATAGTCTGAAAGAGaataatgaatattaatattagtttaATGCAAAACTAATTATTGTCTAGACTAGTCCTAGTTGTACTAAGTAACAAAAGACCAATAAGAATACAAGAAATTATGCCTGATCTGAGTgttcaaattatttataattattccttaaaatacattacacgtgtaacttGCTGGCTGCTGGCactctttcaaataaaataaagcggAACGCTGCGTTTATCCCAGAATAGTTGAATGTGTTTGTGGGATGTTATTACATAAGTGTTAAAAAGTGCAATAAACCGAGTTTCAAAGTGGAAAATGTCTGTCTGGAGTAAAAATGCTGCAGTAACGATTTTCAAGAAGTATCCTCTACTTCGGGGTATGGGCTCTTATGGTATCATTTGGCCCATTTCTAGCTTTATACAGCAAACTTTTGAGGGCAAAAGTTTCGGTAAGGTTCTAGCTATGATGACGAAAACGATAAATTACTATTTGATAACTAAAATGTTAGAGTGCTAAATGAATTCATTATCCTTGCCGACAGAATCAGAAAACAGATATGATTGGTGGAGATGTGCTCGTTATGGTCTGTATGGCTCCTGCTATGTGGCTCCAACAATTTACACCTGGTTTACTATTGCGAGTGTAGTGTGGCCTGGTACCACATTTAAAGTGGCACTTATAAAGGTAAACTTTTGAATTgttatatatttcattacatATATCTCCTGTTATATTTGTAACATAAAATcttcatttaaattttcaaaaaaaaaaaaaaatgatacataaattatttataatttttttaatgatatggtttacctacacttcatggaaatcaaaaattatttaaaaatgatataggtacttaataaataacatatattttaattcagttaataaaatatttatacagtTTATTATTCAATTTCAGACATTTGTTGAAACAATAACTTACACCCCATTTGCAATGTGCAGCTTTTATTTTGGCATGAGTTTATTGGAAAGAAAATC includes the following:
- the LOC123879719 gene encoding mpv17-like protein 2 → MSVWSKNAAVTIFKKYPLLRGMGSYGIIWPISSFIQQTFEGKSFESENRYDWWRCARYGLYGSCYVAPTIYTWFTIASVVWPGTTFKVALIKTFVETITYTPFAMCSFYFGMSLLERKSFDEAVTEVKTKFWPTYKVGASVWPAVAMFNFYFIAPKNRVPFISICSLIWTCFLAYMKHLDAENIPLKLKDKSARLNA